The nucleotide sequence TTTTTCTCtgtgcttcttttctttctctcttcttgtCAAGCCAAGCCGGATAACTGCAGTGAGGCTAAGTGCCAGGTCTTACTGGTTGGAGAAGGGACTGCGTCCAAACTCCGCGTGAAGGCTTCCGAGAAGGGTGTTAGAATAGTCTACTTGGATTTGAAGTTCCGTAACGACAGCTACCGTCCATTAGAGTCAGAAAACAAGTTTCTCCCAAATAGATGGGTTTGGGCGAATTTGATTAGTGAGCCAATGTTGTCTTTGTCCTATGGCTATGACATTTTGTCCATGGGCCTCCTTAAATACCAAACAAGAAGTATGGATGTGCTGTTGGAAGATCAACCAAGCGGATGCCTTGCGAACTTGAACTCATCCTGTCAAAACAAGGTAGTTGGAAGAGCGCTTCTGAATATGACACAGTTAAACTCAAGTGAACCTCCAGACAGGAATACTGTTTGTTTTGCGATGATTGAAGATTATGGTCAAGATCCTGGTGATTTTTTTTGGAGCTTCTTTGAGGTAAATGTCAAATTCCAGTGCTGTGAGATAAGCAAAGAAGAAACCACGAAATCTACTTACATTCAATGTGGGCTGGATGTTCAAGTTAGCGGTTGGTTAAAAGCTTTTAATGTTACCCTCAACATTTTGACTATGCTAATGATACTTTATTGTCCAGCGTTTCTCGTTTTCCTACCGGATTCCATTTTAAATCTTCAAGAGGAGTATAAAAAAGAAGAGCGACGCAAAAACGAGCAACAATCAGAAGACAGCCATCATCGACAGAGCAATCAACAAAGAAGCAGGTACAGATCAACTGCTGAAGCTTCAGCAAATGACAATGCAGAAAATAACAGTTCATTTCCTCTTGTATCTATTCTGACTCAGAGTCAGCAAGCTAATTCCCAAATAGGCGAGGATACATCAAACAAACATGCTCAAAGTTTGCTTTATTTAGACGAACCAAATCCAATTACCTTCTCCTGTTTTCTTAGAAATTATATCAAAGAACAtacagaattattttcatttcatttcaaacttgCATTTCTCTGGTACTGTGTTATTCCAATTTTTGTGTACCTAAGACTAGGATTAAGCTACATTGAAGAGAGTAAATTTATGGAGGAGTTGgataaaaaaccaaaagcatCTCTGTtaggaaggttttttttttatcgtacCGAGTTTCAAGGTGTATTCAGCTGGCTAATACCTCTAGttcctttgattttgattgTGATTTCAAGTCCTGCGGATTTCCTAATTACTGCCACAGAGGACACACAATTCGTAATCCCTATTTGTCGAGAAAATATGGTTTCTGTAGGAGAGCTAATGCTCCGAGACATGGAAACTTTAGCAGTTAACAGTTATAAGTTAGCTTCGTTTTTAATTACCCTTCACCAAAAAGCACTATCAGGGTCTATAAAGTTCTTTAAACATTGGGCTATTGAGAAAATGGGTCCGCCACGGAAACGAGCAAAAACTTATTTCGTTGCTTTGTGGGCGTTATTCTGGGATGTTGTTTTAGTCATAGTTGTGGGTGTCATTTTTGGAGGAATATGCCTCTGTGTATTGTTATCAGGGTTAGTCTGGCTCATTTATAGGCATTCACCAGTGAATAGTCTCTTATATCTCTATTTCGGAAAACTTCGCCAAATGTTACAAGAAATATGGTATTCTCACAAAAAGGTTTTAAAGCTCAGTGTTTTTgcattatttgtaattttttcctacATATTCGCAGCGTTCATATTAGGATTCGGCAGTTTCGTAGGGGGCCTTTCATGTCGATATATCACTCTGATGTGTGGCTTAGTTACTTTAGGTCTAGTGTTAAATGCGTCAGTCGTGGCCCCATTTTTAGCACTCCTTATCGTTGCTTTAACAAACATTTATCTATGCTACTACAATCTGCAAATGCGCTACCAAGatgtaaagaaaatgatttcgGAGAAGTGGCAGACTTATGATGGAAAAAGCGAGCACGGTGCAATTCCAGAAGATCTATTTTGGCGCATTTGTAGTGGCGCGTCAAATTCAAATAGCACAGTTCCATCAGTTAGGGGTGAAGTAAACCACATGCTTTGCAATATAGTCATCattttgatatttctatttttggttTTCTGCTCTGCATTTCTGGTGACTGATGCGAAGAGCATTTCAGCAGTGCCATCAATAATTGCTGTGTTTTTAAGCGGAGCTATTCCTGGGTTATTTTATAAGGGATTTATGGATGAAAAGCGATTTACGGGCGAGACAAGGGTGAAAATGATTAGAGAAATCGAGGAGGCTGTTATAGAGTACAAGGAAAATACCGCGGTAGAGTTGTATAATCTGTTGCAAAATGATACTGAGATGGGATATATTCCCCAATTTGAGTCCTCATGCTAGGTGTGCTGTTTTCTGTCGCTCATTAATCTTTGCTTGACTGAGTATTATGTATTTCAAGGCCTCATtactgaaataaatatttcgtaAATTACCATTCTGATCTTGTATTTCCTTTGGTattgctcaaaataatttctcagATAATTATTCTGCCCCACTTCCCTTTCTTAAGGAGGGACTGTTACTGATGTGAACCAAGTGGAAAATTTAATGTAGTTTTCTTATGGAAAGGACTGAAGAGAAAGTAGCGTCCTTTTAATTATAGTTCATCGTAAGCTGTTTTAAACTTATTCAGACATCTTAAGCGGAAGCAGTCGCACGAATTTTTGTCACAGGTGCTCTACTTCAGTCCTTAAATTCAGATTTGTTACCACAACACTTTTTGTGTTGAATTAGATAAGTGAGAGACGAGGTTTGAcagaaactttcctgaaaagtGAAACTATATTAGTTTTGGTTTAGGCTCATTTCcgcaaaatgaaaacaaacgatGGGAATTTCATGAATGCAGCCAAAGTGTTACCATAAAAATAGTCGTTCCCATTCCTTTACGCgcgtaaaatttattttgcgtAAGAAGCGTGTGCACTCATTTTGTCGCTGTGTATGGCCTGCTCatgcccaattttttttttcaacttggttttgaaaaaaaaaaaattctcctatTGCGTGGTTGTGTTCACGCTACAAAGAGATCACcagaaataattataaaacgcTTTACTGGCTCGTATAATAATGAAACGGTGAAACAATATCGATCTGTGCTACCGCAAAATATCACAATGTGTCCGACATTGTTTCGCAGATCAATTATTTGCCTCTCGGCCTTTGGCTTCCCAAATAATTGCCCCTTATGACAAGAAATCTTGATGTTTTGCCTATTCTCTTCTGAAAAGTGATAACATACACCAGTCCCCTTGTTCCAAGACCCCTACAAACGTTGATACTccttcatgttttgtttttatgacgTAATTTATGTTCATGATTAAACTGTGACGAGCCAACCAAAGTCTCATTAGCTTCAAGGTTTAAGGCCAAGCCAAATTTCTCCCGACGATCTCTTCtgtagcctgcagtgcaggtgtCTTATTAGGGCAAGTTAACTTTAGGAAGCTTGAGATCGTTTATTCAACCGGCCATGTTTAATTTGGAGTCAGAGTCGACGTTGAAGGGAAGAGGGCCTGGAGAGGCGTGTTGTTTCATTGCCCAACTTTCACCCCTCTCCTTCTTTTTGACCGTCGCCCACCCCCttggtaaaaatattttctctctctccccaaccttccactgctgtaaaaattAAGATGGCAGCTTTCTTACTTGGAACTCAGTCGCCAAAATTGCTCTCTTTCCGCAGTCTATCTCTTCTGTTGTGTTTTAGATCAATATAAACTGGCATTTGGTTCTTTTAAATTGACGAATCAAAGGAACATTTGtgtattaatttaaattataaacAGATTCAATTTTAAACAGATGTTTCCTATCTATACACCGTAACTAGGGTAAGAGTAATAAGACAAGTACTTTGATTTTCTCTAGATAATAATCAATAAATCATCATCAATTGTTTGTGAGATATTGCCTTAAATTTCCTACAAATTAGTATACAAGTAGATTAGTTTATTCAGGAACCCACCAGTCACTCACTCTCATTAGCTACGATCAGATATATTACAGATTGGGTTCAAGACCACGGAATAGAGGAGATTAAACTAATAGGCCACGAGAAAGGTTAAAGATGGGCAAGATTATTCCTTATTTTTAGAGAGGATTACAGTGCAGTTTGCAAATTGTTCTAACAGTTTTTCTTAACTGTCTGACAGAGGCGTGATGAAACTAAAGAAAACTACCATTTGGGTGTTTTTCCTTCATTTGATACTAGTTTCTCCCCTTTAGCCTACGTTGTCTTTCTTTCGATGTTATGTTTGActgcattttcaatttttgccaACATCTGTCTCCTAGTTAGACCACTAAATCGTTTTTCTTTAGTTAATCCCTTAAAAAACAATCTAGTTATCACCCCGGCTACAAATACAGATACTTTGGAAACTACCGACGAAATTTTAAATATCCTCCCGAAGAATATTATGGAACACCAAGACAcaaataaaaagattaaaataagaCCCATGTTTTGAAGCCTACGCATGATCTCATTCATAACCGGTAACAGTCTTCGTTCAGATTCTGAATCACTACCGCAAATGACCCAGAAAAGATCTGCGGGGATCGTATCCTTGTCGGTCAGACTCTCACTGTTTTCACTGCTTTGCACTTGTCACTTTTGAGAAATCATTTGTTTGACATCTTGATAACGCATTTGCAGGTTGTAGTAGCAAACGTAAGAGTTTGTTGTGGTTGCTAGTAGGAAGGTTAAAAAAGGGGTGGGTAAACTctacattaaaaataaatcccataatgataaaaaccaaacattctTACAATAAATTGTCAAGAAGATGTTCCCAAGACTCTATTTAACAGTAACATccccttaaaataaaaacctatcAGCCAATTCTATACAGCGTTATATGATCATGACGGTTTTCCATTGATCTTCCGAAAGAAGACATTGGAAAGATAGAAAGTggcaaacaaaaaatacaaaaaaaatgataaccCTATAACAATTGCACAGAAAAACAGAGCTCCAAAATATATGCAAACAAGTACTGTGACCAAGATATTAGCAATGAATTCCCCAAGGGTTTTTCAAACATCTTTTGCACTCTCTTTCAAACTCTCATTGCCCTCCAGTTTATTTGAGCATTTGGATTAATTTAATgatctttgtaaaatttttttgtggccTTCAATCTTTCAACCTTCAGACTGATCGACCAATTCTGCGTCCATACCTCTTACTTGGGGAGTCAGTATACCCAGGGATAGGATATCATAGTTATATGGCAGAGACAGCATTGGCTCGCCGATCGAATTCGTCCAGACCTATCTCTCGGATAGAAATAGTCTTGGTGACTCCAGTGGATGGTAACTTTCGTCCCCAGTCAAATGCAAGTAGATCATTCTCACAATTTTCTCAGAAGCACTGAGACGGAATTCAGGAAAAAAGCGTTTTTACTATGATCATCGTTTCAATTGTCGGGTTTGGCTCGGCAAGGGGTGCAATAGaacaaaaatatgaagataGAGAAAACCGCCATCCTGAGGGCCATGATTCACTGTTGGGTACTCCCACGTAAATCCTTGTAAAGCCCCATCCAAACGATTAAACATTTTTGTCTAACAGCGTGATTATTCCGCATAAAAACAAGGTGGGCTTTAAGAGCAGCCAATGTTTGTCTGTGTATTACCGCTGAAAAAGTAATAACGTGTCTGTTGTGACAACGAGGTGGTCGGCttgctttgtttgtttagaTGGCTATACGATCAAACCTTGGCTCCTAAAGCAAACTTTTggatgaaaatgtttcatctaACTCAATCATGGTGAGTCATTCAAATGCACTGTTAAAGAGAGG is from Pocillopora verrucosa isolate sample1 chromosome 7, ASM3666991v2, whole genome shotgun sequence and encodes:
- the LOC136282538 gene encoding uncharacterized protein, with amino-acid sequence MAVEFIGFFSVLLFFLSSCQAKPDNCSEAKCQVLLVGEGTASKLRVKASEKGVRIVYLDLKFRNDSYRPLESENKFLPNRWVWANLISEPMLSLSYGYDILSMGLLKYQTRSMDVLLEDQPSGCLANLNSSCQNKVVGRALLNMTQLNSSEPPDRNTVCFAMIEDYGQDPGDFFWSFFEVNVKFQCCEISKEETTKSTYIQCGLDVQVSGWLKAFNVTLNILTMLMILYCPAFLVFLPDSILNLQEEYKKEERRKNEQQSEDSHHRQSNQQRSRYRSTAEASANDNAENNSSFPLVSILTQSQQANSQIGEDTSNKHAQSLLYLDEPNPITFSCFLRNYIKEHTELFSFHFKLAFLWYCVIPIFVYLRLGLSYIEESKFMEELDKKPKASLLGRFFFYRTEFQGVFSWLIPLVPLILIVISSPADFLITATEDTQFVIPICRENMVSVGELMLRDMETLAVNSYKLASFLITLHQKALSGSIKFFKHWAIEKMGPPRKRAKTYFVALWALFWDVVLVIVVGVIFGGICLCVLLSGLVWLIYRHSPVNSLLYLYFGKLRQMLQEIWYSHKKVLKLSVFALFVIFSYIFAAFILGFGSFVGGLSCRYITLMCGLVTLGLVLNASVVAPFLALLIVALTNIYLCYYNLQMRYQDVKKMISEKWQTYDGKSEHGAIPEDLFWRICSGASNSNSTVPSVRGEVNHMLCNIVIILIFLFLVFCSAFLVTDAKSISAVPSIIAVFLSGAIPGLFYKGFMDEKRFTGETRVKMIREIEEAVIEYKENTAVELYNLLQNDTEMGYIPQFESSC